The Pirellulales bacterium genome window below encodes:
- a CDS encoding VanZ family protein, which yields MTEPTSDDPRWRRYAVRARTLAVAYFLVLATATHWPDVSTGGFSLSDKVIHLGAYLMLTVLTLLGWELTIGRLEPKHFFAVWLAGTLYGILDEVLQTPVGRDCDVHDWLADVLGIVLGLLVYQAGRALARRMFCPPVVQAAPGQ from the coding sequence ATGACCGAGCCGACTTCCGACGACCCTCGCTGGCGGCGTTACGCGGTTCGCGCCCGCACGCTGGCCGTCGCTTACTTTCTGGTTCTCGCCACCGCGACCCACTGGCCGGACGTCTCGACCGGCGGCTTCTCGCTAAGCGACAAGGTCATCCACCTCGGCGCCTACTTGATGCTGACGGTGTTGACGCTGCTGGGTTGGGAACTGACGATCGGGCGGCTCGAACCGAAGCACTTCTTCGCGGTGTGGCTCGCCGGGACGCTGTATGGAATCCTCGACGAGGTGCTGCAGACGCCCGTGGGTCGCGATTGCGACGTTCACGACTGGCTGGCCGATGTGTTGGGGATCGTGCTCGGACTGCTCGTCTATCAAGCGGGCCGGGCACTGGCGCGACGGATGTTCTGTCCTCCCGTCGTGCAAGCCGCGCCGGGCCAGTGA
- a CDS encoding S-adenosylmethionine decarboxylase, whose product MSTAALAEYRRIIHNGRPHYGQHLIATCLGCNEAILSIERMSEFLKVMADEIDMVRYGEPLVARFGGGIETGISGVQLIETSAIVIHTNDAHRDMYLDVFSCKSFKEETVRRVLDEFLLPTSVDCEVMYRK is encoded by the coding sequence GTGTCGACTGCTGCGCTTGCTGAGTATCGTCGCATCATCCACAACGGTCGGCCGCACTACGGTCAGCACCTGATCGCCACCTGCCTGGGGTGCAACGAGGCGATCCTGTCGATCGAACGGATGAGCGAGTTTTTGAAAGTCATGGCGGACGAAATCGACATGGTGCGCTACGGCGAGCCGCTCGTGGCGCGGTTCGGCGGCGGCATCGAGACCGGGATTTCCGGCGTCCAACTGATCGAGACCAGCGCGATCGTCATTCACACCAACGACGCTCACCGCGACATGTATCTCGACGTGTTCAGTTGCAAGAGTTTCAAGGAAGAGACCGTCCGGCGCGTGCTCGACGAATTCCTGCTTCCGACTTCCGTGGATTGCGAGGTGATGTACCGCAAATGA
- a CDS encoding SET domain-containing protein produces the protein MRLYPDFLPVISGEPVVGDFEVARIDAERGEGVIAQRRFSAGEPLFRMNGIPKREITQHTLQMGPGRHLHDPWVAGKVLHSCEPNSRLDVKTRRFYAVRDIAPGDLLTMDYDETEDVLFRSFECCCGAPSCRGLIAGRNVPTTLAPLVAVEDAAALAAAE, from the coding sequence ATGAGACTCTATCCCGACTTTCTGCCCGTGATCTCCGGCGAACCTGTCGTCGGCGATTTTGAGGTGGCACGGATCGACGCCGAGCGGGGTGAAGGGGTGATTGCACAACGGAGGTTCTCCGCCGGAGAGCCCCTGTTCCGCATGAACGGGATCCCCAAACGCGAAATCACGCAACACACCCTGCAAATGGGGCCGGGGCGGCATCTGCACGATCCCTGGGTCGCCGGCAAGGTGCTCCACAGCTGCGAACCCAACTCGCGACTCGACGTCAAGACGCGAAGGTTTTACGCGGTGCGCGACATCGCCCCCGGCGATCTGCTCACCATGGACTACGACGAGACCGAGGACGTCCTCTTCCGCAGCTTCGAATGTTGCTGCGGAGCGCCGTCCTGTCGGGGCCTGATCGCCGGACGCAATGTGCCGACGACGCTCGCCCCGCTGGTCGCCGTCGAGGACGCCGCGGCCTTGGCTGCGGCCGAATAG
- a CDS encoding c-type cytochrome — MQIRLTPFAALVLAALVASGCRQSEPSEFTASRQVAALTEGIDPKEEKEDFDLMVELQQDVAKVLAERCGTSDVIKVLGNPHVDQDQLKRGYVLYADYCTQCHGVNGDGNGPLAAHLNPRPRNYTAGVFKFVATDNGVPPRKADIVATLRRGVTGTSMPSFKDFSQEDLEAVAEYVFALTFRGLLESRLAQIAYDDEELPDDEGIDEVVAELLEPWVGASEQVVMPLSPMPRMSAETIAHGKELFVKYSCNKCHGDDGRGGSVGNVEVGKDAWGYEAAAADLTSGMFRGGGRPIDLYRRVLVGINGAPMPSRRVEFESDPDGIWHIVHFLKDVGEKRRRETVEATLTGLGRLKPKVESAEKDEAAATAETEDAAAAEADRAAADDGEEPAADDAEAAGEETPAAEETTES, encoded by the coding sequence ATGCAGATTCGGCTCACGCCGTTCGCGGCTCTGGTGTTGGCGGCGCTTGTCGCGTCTGGGTGTCGGCAATCCGAGCCGTCGGAGTTCACCGCGAGTCGGCAAGTCGCAGCGCTGACCGAGGGAATCGATCCCAAGGAAGAGAAGGAAGACTTCGACCTCATGGTCGAACTGCAGCAAGACGTGGCCAAGGTCTTGGCCGAGCGCTGCGGGACGTCCGATGTGATCAAGGTCCTCGGCAATCCCCACGTCGACCAGGATCAGCTCAAGCGGGGCTACGTCCTCTACGCCGATTACTGCACGCAGTGCCACGGCGTGAACGGCGACGGCAACGGCCCGCTGGCGGCCCATCTCAATCCCCGGCCGCGCAACTATACGGCGGGGGTGTTCAAGTTCGTCGCCACCGACAACGGCGTCCCGCCGCGCAAGGCCGACATTGTCGCCACGCTGCGCCGGGGGGTGACCGGCACGTCGATGCCGTCCTTCAAGGACTTTTCGCAGGAAGATCTCGAGGCGGTCGCCGAGTACGTCTTCGCCCTCACGTTCCGGGGCCTCCTGGAATCGCGGCTCGCTCAGATTGCTTACGACGACGAGGAGCTGCCCGACGACGAGGGAATCGACGAGGTCGTCGCGGAACTGCTCGAACCGTGGGTCGGGGCGAGCGAGCAGGTCGTCATGCCCCTGTCCCCCATGCCGCGGATGTCCGCCGAGACGATCGCCCACGGCAAGGAGCTGTTCGTCAAATACAGTTGCAACAAGTGTCACGGCGACGACGGTCGCGGCGGCTCCGTGGGGAACGTCGAGGTCGGCAAGGACGCTTGGGGCTACGAAGCCGCGGCCGCGGATCTCACCTCGGGCATGTTCCGCGGCGGGGGGCGGCCGATCGATCTCTATCGCCGCGTGCTCGTGGGGATCAACGGCGCCCCGATGCCGTCGCGGCGGGTCGAGTTCGAAAGCGATCCCGACGGGATCTGGCACATCGTTCACTTCCTCAAGGACGTCGGCGAGAAGCGCCGTCGCGAGACGGTCGAGGCGACCCTCACGGGCCTCGGCCGGTTGAAGCCCAAGGTCGAGTCGGCCGAAAAGGACGAAGCTGCCGCGACTGCGGAGACGGAGGACGCCGCGGCCGCCGAAGCGGATCGCGCGGCGGCTGACGACGGCGAGGAACCGGCGGCCGACGACGCCGAGGCTGCGGGCGAGGAGACGCCGGCCGCTGAGGAGACGACCGAGTCGTAG
- a CDS encoding cbb3-type cytochrome c oxidase subunit I, whose product MTEAKAHSSTGELPTIDPANLVEERLVLWYFLAGLGYLFVSFAGGLLMALQLVSWNPLQGSEYLSPGRWRMIHTNAVAYGFLANCFLASLHWSIPRLTLKPVLNRALSYFIFFAWQVVVLATAGGILMGQAQGVEWGETPWWIDPLALAGLALVAINFMAPIIQMKGPMYVSLWYYMAAFVWTFLTYAMGNFVPQYFVSGTSAGAVGGLFIHDLVGLFVTPLATGMMYYFVPIMLKKPVWSHGLSLVGFWGLAFFYPLQGIHHFLFTPIPDFLEYGAIVSTIAVEFVVMTVVINFFGTLWGSGRAIVTNLPIRWFYTGMVLYFVTCAQCALQVTQTFQKLIHFSDWVVGHAHLVMFGVFSIWFFGIMTYLMPRLLRTSWYSRNLCEWHYWLSAVGIFVMFLDLTLAGLFEGYYWVSLRPWQDSVDGVIGFWIVRLFAGLAMIAGQVVFLFNLWMTWRKSKNPAAATPAYAT is encoded by the coding sequence ATGACCGAAGCGAAAGCTCATTCCTCGACGGGCGAACTCCCGACGATCGACCCGGCCAACTTGGTCGAAGAGCGGCTCGTCTTGTGGTACTTTCTGGCCGGGCTGGGATATCTGTTCGTCTCGTTCGCGGGGGGGCTGCTGATGGCGCTGCAGCTCGTCTCGTGGAACCCGTTGCAAGGGAGCGAATATCTCTCCCCCGGCCGATGGCGAATGATCCACACGAACGCCGTCGCGTACGGGTTCCTGGCGAACTGCTTTCTGGCGTCGCTTCATTGGTCGATCCCTCGGCTGACGCTCAAGCCGGTGTTGAACCGGGCGTTGTCGTACTTCATCTTCTTCGCTTGGCAGGTCGTCGTCTTGGCGACCGCCGGCGGGATCCTTATGGGGCAGGCCCAGGGGGTCGAGTGGGGCGAAACGCCCTGGTGGATCGACCCGCTGGCGCTCGCCGGGCTGGCGCTGGTGGCGATCAACTTCATGGCCCCCATAATCCAGATGAAGGGCCCGATGTACGTGTCGCTGTGGTACTACATGGCGGCGTTCGTGTGGACGTTCTTGACCTACGCGATGGGCAACTTCGTCCCGCAATACTTCGTCTCCGGCACCTCGGCGGGGGCGGTTGGAGGCCTGTTCATTCACGATCTCGTGGGTTTGTTCGTCACGCCGCTGGCGACCGGCATGATGTACTACTTCGTGCCGATCATGCTCAAGAAGCCGGTCTGGAGCCACGGCCTGTCGCTCGTGGGTTTCTGGGGGCTGGCGTTCTTTTACCCGCTGCAAGGCATTCACCACTTCCTCTTTACGCCGATTCCGGACTTCCTGGAGTACGGGGCGATCGTCTCGACCATCGCCGTCGAGTTCGTCGTGATGACGGTGGTGATCAATTTCTTCGGCACGTTGTGGGGTTCGGGCCGGGCGATCGTCACGAATCTGCCGATCCGCTGGTTCTACACCGGCATGGTGTTGTATTTCGTCACCTGCGCCCAATGCGCGCTGCAAGTGACCCAGACCTTCCAGAAGCTGATCCACTTCAGCGACTGGGTCGTCGGCCACGCTCACCTCGTCATGTTCGGCGTGTTCAGCATCTGGTTCTTCGGCATCATGACTTACCTGATGCCGCGGCTGCTGCGCACCTCGTGGTACAGCCGCAACCTGTGCGAGTGGCACTACTGGCTGAGCGCGGTCGGGATCTTCGTGATGTTCCTCGATCTCACGCTCGCCGGGTTGTTCGAGGGTTACTATTGGGTCTCGCTGCGGCCATGGCAGGATTCGGTCGACGGCGTGATCGGATTCTGGATCGTCCGCCTGTTCGCGGGGCTGGCGATGATCGCCGGTCAGGTCGTGTTCTTGTTCAACTTGTGGATGACCTGGCGGAAGAGCAAGAACCCGGCCGCCGCGACCCCGGCGTACGCGACCTGA
- a CDS encoding cbb3-type cytochrome c oxidase subunit II, whose translation MFESKSGILLIGGLGFFLFAFLSNALVPILLYSDMPEQSAADLAKQNANVLYQWEDLSVRYPEAFQKHFGKADEKSLAKALLLARDVYVGEGCWHCHSQFVRPVSNESTRWGPVSRSEEYQNELQRPVLWGTRRVGPDLSREGGRRGNDWHAVHFFDPPAVSTRSPMPKYPWFFEGLSAPAAVRRLDVLAVEDPAAGELAAEIRSEFGATNEELAKNAAKVWAAIAKKYPALAKERELSADAPNERGLAMIAYVQWLGSWLEDYPLYESYRPLEEQIANPLE comes from the coding sequence ATGTTTGAAAGCAAATCCGGCATTCTGCTCATCGGCGGATTGGGATTCTTCTTGTTCGCGTTCCTGTCGAACGCGCTGGTGCCCATTCTGCTGTACAGCGACATGCCCGAGCAGTCGGCCGCCGATCTGGCCAAGCAAAACGCCAACGTCCTGTACCAGTGGGAGGACCTCAGCGTCCGCTACCCCGAGGCGTTCCAGAAGCACTTCGGCAAGGCGGACGAGAAGTCGCTCGCCAAGGCGCTGCTGCTCGCCCGCGACGTGTACGTCGGCGAAGGGTGTTGGCACTGTCACAGCCAGTTCGTTCGGCCCGTGTCGAACGAGAGCACCCGTTGGGGGCCCGTTTCGCGGAGCGAAGAGTACCAAAACGAATTGCAGCGTCCCGTGCTGTGGGGCACGCGGCGGGTCGGCCCCGACCTAAGCCGCGAAGGGGGGCGCCGCGGCAACGACTGGCACGCTGTCCACTTCTTCGATCCCCCGGCCGTCTCGACCCGCTCGCCGATGCCGAAGTATCCCTGGTTCTTCGAGGGGCTCTCAGCCCCGGCGGCGGTGCGGCGACTCGACGTGCTGGCGGTCGAAGACCCGGCGGCGGGCGAGTTGGCCGCGGAGATCCGCAGCGAGTTCGGCGCCACGAACGAGGAACTCGCCAAGAACGCCGCCAAGGTCTGGGCCGCGATTGCCAAAAAATATCCCGCCCTGGCCAAGGAACGCGAGCTGTCCGCCGACGCCCCCAACGAACGGGGCCTCGCGATGATCGCCTACGTCCAGTGGCTCGGATCGTGGCTGGAGGATTACCCGTTGTACGAAAGTTACCGGCCGCTCGAGGAGCAGATCGCCAATCCGTTGGAGTAA
- a CDS encoding cation-translocating P-type ATPase produces MNASPSSPNDAAYCAFCGLPLPPALGGSAEGDAVDYCCSGCRVASDVQAATVDEDSRRPLFRLGLGVFFTMNVMVFSMALWSQDFYRAEDFQTPLAQSVRSVFRWGSLLFSAPVLFLLGEPIVAGVWHAMRRRAVTTDLLILLGVAAAYAYSVVSVLRSEGHVYFETGCVVLVFVSLGRLLEARGKRQTSAALDELSRLLPDAVRLVLADGEQREVPRAEVRRGDVLRALPGERLAVDGRIVAGAAAFDEQTVTGESRYAAKRVGDPVYSGTLNVDGDLRIEVTAAAGEETVSRMLALVRDARRAKGRHQRLADAIAAWFVPLVAVIVVVAGTWQGRLHGLDYGILTALAVTLIACPCALGLATPMAVWTALGRAARGQTLFRSGAVLERLATVRAAALDKTGTLTSGEPTVRTALVSRGENRVAALQTVAALAAGSTHALSRAAVGYVGELHRNAPAGCGATGLRTDLAVETLGGRGLVLRDDTGRIEEWLGNERLAREAGATVPDDLIEALVEADAGDATLAYFGWGSHVRGVLVFDEQLRPATRLALTEFRQLGVDPIVLTGDRFARAARIADDLGVAVRAELLPEQKVAALAELRAGVEPDGTVAMIGDGLNDAPALAAADVGIALGCGAELSRDAAGVCLLGDDLRRAAWAIALARRTVRTIRQNLFWAFVYNAGGMALAATGKLAPVWAALAMAASSLIVIGNSLRLSRFPEPEPVEPPQWTASPTPAESESRPATTPAAAPTATQRAAGDLAASALPRP; encoded by the coding sequence GTGAACGCCTCTCCCTCCTCGCCGAACGACGCCGCGTATTGCGCGTTCTGCGGCTTGCCCTTGCCGCCGGCGCTCGGCGGCTCGGCCGAGGGGGACGCCGTCGATTACTGTTGCTCGGGCTGCCGCGTCGCCTCCGATGTGCAAGCCGCGACGGTCGACGAGGATTCGCGCCGCCCGCTGTTTCGCCTGGGGTTGGGCGTGTTCTTCACCATGAACGTCATGGTGTTCAGCATGGCCCTGTGGAGCCAGGACTTCTACCGGGCCGAGGACTTCCAAACGCCGCTCGCCCAGAGCGTGCGGAGCGTCTTTCGCTGGGGGTCGCTGCTGTTCTCCGCGCCGGTGTTGTTCTTGCTGGGCGAGCCGATTGTCGCGGGGGTGTGGCATGCAATGCGCCGGCGGGCCGTGACCACCGATCTGCTCATCCTGCTGGGGGTCGCCGCGGCGTACGCATACTCGGTGGTGAGCGTGCTGCGCAGCGAGGGGCACGTGTACTTCGAGACCGGCTGCGTCGTGCTGGTGTTCGTCTCGCTGGGGCGGCTGCTCGAAGCCCGCGGCAAGCGGCAGACCAGCGCCGCGCTCGACGAACTGAGCCGCCTGCTCCCCGACGCGGTCCGCCTCGTACTGGCTGACGGCGAGCAGCGCGAGGTCCCCCGCGCCGAAGTTCGCCGCGGCGACGTGCTGCGGGCGCTCCCCGGCGAACGGCTGGCCGTCGACGGCCGCATCGTCGCCGGCGCCGCGGCGTTCGACGAGCAGACTGTCACCGGCGAAAGCCGCTACGCCGCCAAGCGCGTCGGCGACCCGGTCTACAGCGGCACGCTCAACGTCGACGGCGATCTGCGAATCGAGGTCACCGCCGCCGCCGGCGAGGAGACCGTCTCGCGGATGCTGGCGCTGGTCCGTGACGCCCGCCGGGCCAAGGGCCGGCATCAGCGGCTCGCCGACGCGATCGCCGCGTGGTTTGTGCCGTTGGTGGCGGTGATCGTGGTCGTCGCCGGCACGTGGCAGGGGCGGCTCCACGGTCTCGACTACGGCATCCTGACGGCGCTGGCCGTGACGCTCATCGCGTGCCCCTGTGCGTTGGGACTCGCGACGCCGATGGCCGTTTGGACCGCCTTGGGTCGCGCCGCCCGCGGTCAGACCCTGTTTCGCAGCGGGGCGGTGCTCGAGCGCCTGGCGACCGTCCGTGCCGCGGCGCTCGACAAGACCGGCACGCTCACCAGCGGCGAGCCGACCGTCCGCACGGCGCTGGTGAGCCGCGGCGAGAATCGCGTCGCCGCGCTGCAGACCGTCGCTGCGCTCGCCGCGGGGTCGACGCACGCCCTGTCGCGCGCCGCGGTCGGTTACGTGGGCGAGTTGCACCGAAACGCGCCCGCCGGTTGCGGTGCAACCGGGCTCCGGACCGACCTCGCCGTCGAAACCCTCGGCGGCCGCGGCTTGGTGCTGCGGGACGATACGGGGCGCATCGAGGAGTGGCTCGGCAACGAGCGGCTTGCCCGCGAGGCGGGAGCGACGGTTCCCGACGACTTGATCGAGGCGCTTGTCGAGGCCGACGCCGGCGATGCGACGCTCGCCTACTTCGGCTGGGGTTCGCACGTGCGGGGCGTGCTTGTGTTCGACGAACAGTTGCGTCCCGCGACGCGACTCGCGTTGACCGAGTTCCGTCAGCTTGGCGTCGATCCGATCGTCCTCACCGGCGATCGCTTCGCGCGCGCGGCGCGGATCGCCGACGACCTCGGCGTCGCGGTCCGCGCCGAGTTGCTCCCCGAGCAGAAGGTCGCGGCGCTGGCCGAACTGCGGGCCGGCGTCGAGCCCGACGGAACGGTCGCGATGATCGGCGACGGGCTCAACGACGCCCCCGCGCTGGCGGCCGCCGACGTGGGGATCGCCCTGGGGTGCGGGGCCGAACTGTCGCGCGACGCGGCGGGGGTGTGCCTGCTGGGGGACGACCTGCGCCGGGCCGCGTGGGCGATCGCCCTGGCGCGGCGCACCGTCCGCACGATCCGGCAGAACCTGTTCTGGGCGTTCGTCTACAATGCCGGCGGGATGGCCCTTGCCGCCACGGGCAAGCTCGCCCCCGTGTGGGCGGCCCTCGCGATGGCTGCCAGCAGCTTGATCGTCATCGGCAACTCGCTCCGCCTGTCGCGCTTTCCCGAACCGGAACCCGTCGAACCGCCGCAGTGGACCGCGTCCCCGACGCCCGCCGAATCGGAATCCCGACCGGCGACGACGCCGGCGGCGGCGCCAACCGCAACCCAGCGCGCTGCAGGCGACCTCGCCGCCAGCGCCCTTCCGCGCCCATGA
- a CDS encoding sulfite exporter TauE/SafE family protein, translated as MIELPLIFVGGLLGSAHCIGMCGPLALTLGAGARGAKDNLRRQVVFSAGRLFTYAAAGAAAGFGGLWLAQNNRTVVLSQAWVGIVAGAALVLVGLATAGILPRKALKLLGGVPCGAAAGLKSFLTAPHLSGVLLAGVFTGFIPCGLVYAFLLKALSTGSVLAGGLTMLAFGLGTMPLMIAAGAGASLLSIATRQRVFHAAAWCVVLTGAITIARGATQLSPPDGATTAPCPLCEAADGE; from the coding sequence ATGATCGAGCTCCCCTTGATTTTCGTCGGCGGGCTGTTGGGCTCGGCCCACTGCATCGGCATGTGCGGGCCGCTTGCGCTCACGCTGGGCGCCGGGGCGCGCGGGGCCAAGGACAACCTGCGGCGGCAAGTCGTGTTCAGCGCGGGACGGCTGTTCACCTACGCCGCGGCCGGCGCCGCCGCAGGGTTCGGCGGCTTGTGGCTCGCCCAGAACAACCGCACGGTGGTTTTGTCGCAGGCGTGGGTCGGCATCGTCGCCGGGGCGGCGCTCGTGCTGGTCGGGCTGGCGACCGCCGGGATCTTGCCGCGTAAGGCCTTGAAGCTGCTGGGGGGAGTCCCCTGCGGCGCCGCGGCGGGGCTCAAGAGTTTTCTCACCGCGCCGCATCTCTCCGGCGTGCTGCTGGCCGGCGTCTTTACGGGGTTCATCCCCTGCGGCCTGGTGTACGCCTTTCTGCTGAAGGCCCTCAGCACGGGGAGCGTGCTCGCGGGGGGCCTCACGATGCTCGCCTTCGGGCTGGGAACGATGCCGCTCATGATCGCCGCAGGAGCGGGGGCGTCGCTGCTGTCGATCGCCACGCGGCAGCGCGTGTTCCACGCCGCCGCTTGGTGCGTCGTCCTCACCGGCGCCATCACGATCGCCCGCGGAGCGACGCAACTGTCCCCGCCGGACGGCGCGACAACGGCCCCGTGCCCGCTCTGCGAGGCCGCGGACGGCGAGTGA
- a CDS encoding DUF4405 domain-containing protein produces MAQKFSKTDVNFVLDALLLAAFMALCWASVVVRYVFPPGPKAEGWTLWGGDYLVWSDIQFGSLCVLAMGVLVHVMLHWSWVCGVVASRTSSKKKGAGKAANRDDGSRTLWGVGLLIVVFNIIGLGVAAAALTITGPGGGG; encoded by the coding sequence ATGGCACAGAAGTTTTCGAAGACGGACGTCAACTTTGTTCTCGACGCCTTGTTGTTGGCGGCGTTTATGGCGTTGTGCTGGGCGTCGGTCGTGGTGCGGTACGTGTTTCCGCCCGGGCCGAAGGCCGAGGGATGGACGCTGTGGGGCGGCGATTACCTCGTCTGGAGCGACATCCAGTTCGGCAGCTTGTGCGTGCTGGCGATGGGGGTGCTTGTGCACGTGATGCTCCACTGGAGCTGGGTCTGCGGCGTCGTCGCCAGCCGGACGTCGTCCAAGAAAAAGGGCGCCGGCAAAGCGGCCAACCGCGACGACGGCAGCCGCACCCTGTGGGGCGTCGGGCTGCTGATCGTCGTGTTCAACATCATCGGCCTGGGGGTCGCCGCGGCGGCGCTGACGATCACGGGGCCGGGGGGAGGGGGGTGA
- a CDS encoding inositol monophosphatase, with amino-acid sequence MDRPLDSLLDVCLAAARAGARELAAHAATFGFREKNPADFVTDADLASERAIRDAVLAAFPGDGFLGEESADRSQLDEPYCWVADPLDGTTNYVHRNPCYATSVAVAHRGELLAGVVLDPTREECFAAAKGQGATLNGRPIRVSSAPDLRSALAAVSLPYGITRESPDLASFVEMAIRCQAIRRTGSAALNLAYVACGRFDIHWAYEIHPWDAAAGVLLIQEAGGIATGCDGRPFVLAEADYMTAATESLHREALEALRGVG; translated from the coding sequence ATGGATCGCCCCCTCGACTCGCTGTTGGACGTCTGCCTTGCCGCGGCCCGCGCCGGCGCCCGGGAGTTGGCGGCTCATGCGGCCACGTTCGGATTCCGCGAAAAGAACCCGGCCGACTTTGTCACCGACGCCGATCTTGCCTCTGAGCGGGCGATTCGCGACGCCGTGCTGGCCGCGTTCCCCGGCGACGGTTTTCTGGGCGAGGAGTCGGCCGATCGCAGCCAGTTGGACGAGCCGTACTGCTGGGTCGCCGACCCGCTGGACGGCACGACCAACTACGTCCACCGCAATCCGTGTTATGCGACCTCGGTGGCCGTGGCCCATCGGGGCGAACTGCTCGCGGGGGTCGTGCTCGACCCGACTCGCGAGGAATGCTTCGCTGCGGCGAAGGGCCAGGGGGCGACGCTGAACGGTCGGCCGATTCGGGTGAGTTCGGCGCCCGATTTGCGATCCGCCCTGGCGGCGGTGAGCCTGCCGTACGGCATCACGCGCGAGTCGCCCGACTTGGCGAGCTTCGTCGAGATGGCGATCCGCTGCCAAGCGATCCGTCGCACCGGCTCGGCGGCGCTCAACCTGGCGTACGTGGCGTGCGGACGATTCGACATCCATTGGGCGTACGAAATCCACCCGTGGGACGCCGCCGCCGGGGTGTTGTTGATTCAAGAGGCGGGGGGAATTGCCACCGGCTGCGACGGCAGGCCGTTCGTGTTGGCCGAGGCGGACTATATGACGGCGGCGACGGAGTCGCTGCACCGCGAGGCGCTCGAGGCGTTGCGGGGGGTGGGCTAA
- a CDS encoding calcium/sodium antiporter, with protein sequence MFAVGLLIVGLVALTLGAEVLVRGASGIAAAARVSPLVIGLTVVAFGTSAPELVVCLQSCFTGQPDLAVGNAVGSNIFNVLFILGISAVIVPLVVAQQLIWFDVPLMVLASAVMGALAWDGRLGRGDGVLLFSGLLAYTGWAIIKSRREEQAIRDEYAAEFGEPAPAAQAKLPLNLVLTVAGLGLLVLGSRWFTGGAADVARWFGVSELVIGLTVVAVGTSLPEVATSIMAAVRGERDIAVGNVVGSNMFNLLAVLGLTATVAPEGIAVSPQAIALDIPVMIVVAAACLPIFFTGHAIERWEGALFLGGYAAYTTYLVLAAKNSSALADYRYAMLTFAAPLAGIAVLASVGLALRKGAPREA encoded by the coding sequence ATGTTCGCCGTCGGGTTGTTGATCGTCGGATTGGTCGCGCTGACCCTCGGGGCGGAGGTGCTGGTTCGCGGCGCCTCGGGGATCGCCGCGGCCGCGCGGGTGTCGCCGCTGGTGATCGGGCTGACCGTCGTGGCGTTCGGCACGAGCGCGCCGGAGTTGGTCGTGTGTCTGCAGTCGTGCTTCACCGGCCAGCCGGACTTGGCGGTGGGGAACGCCGTGGGGAGCAACATCTTCAACGTGCTGTTCATCCTGGGGATCTCGGCGGTCATCGTGCCGCTGGTCGTCGCGCAGCAACTGATTTGGTTCGACGTGCCGTTGATGGTGCTGGCGTCGGCGGTCATGGGGGCGCTCGCCTGGGACGGTCGGCTGGGGCGCGGGGACGGCGTCCTGCTCTTCTCGGGTCTGCTGGCCTACACGGGGTGGGCGATCATCAAGAGTCGTCGCGAGGAGCAGGCGATCCGCGACGAGTACGCCGCCGAGTTCGGCGAGCCGGCGCCTGCGGCCCAGGCCAAGCTGCCGCTCAATCTCGTGCTGACGGTCGCCGGGTTGGGACTGCTGGTGCTCGGGTCGCGGTGGTTCACAGGGGGAGCGGCCGACGTGGCGCGGTGGTTCGGCGTGTCGGAACTGGTCATCGGGCTGACGGTCGTCGCCGTGGGAACGTCGCTGCCCGAGGTGGCGACCTCGATCATGGCCGCAGTGCGCGGGGAACGGGACATCGCGGTCGGCAACGTCGTGGGGAGCAACATGTTCAACCTGCTGGCCGTGCTGGGTCTGACCGCGACCGTGGCGCCGGAGGGGATCGCCGTCTCGCCCCAGGCGATCGCGCTGGACATCCCGGTGATGATCGTCGTGGCCGCTGCTTGCTTGCCGATCTTCTTCACGGGGCACGCGATCGAACGGTGGGAAGGGGCGCTGTTTCTCGGGGGGTACGCGGCGTACACGACCTATCTCGTGCTGGCGGCGAAGAACTCGTCGGCGCTGGCGGACTACCGGTACGCGATGCTGACGTTCGCGGCTCCGCTTGCGGGAATCGCCGTCCTGGCGAGCGTGGGCCTTGCGTTGCGCAAAGGCGCTCCGCGGGAAGCGTAG